A portion of the Paucilactobacillus hokkaidonensis JCM 18461 genome contains these proteins:
- a CDS encoding TIM-barrel domain-containing protein, whose amino-acid sequence MKRSTKLLKAVNNKDFLELITDGAKFRVYLLDKNIIRMRGTFDDKFAPEESYALTKTAWDDKTDKLLGDERTKVSPIPIELIKTDFGYSVSNGLYKLSIFEDPFYFEITDQNGKVVHQDLPKRSFLQDDLGRSYHYSSMGDHDYFYGFGEKSGELNKFKRRMRMHNTDSLGWNAAKSDPLYKMIPFYIDFDGEKQVASGLFYNNSYDSVFDLDSEHSNYWKRFSYFECDGGELDVFFIGGPTIKDVVEHYTDLTGKSAMMPLPSFGYMGSTMYYTELEKNADEAILDFVDTCKKNEIPCDGFFLSSGYTSGADGKRYVFNWNKKRFPNPQKFVDKLKEKGVLLAPNIKPGMLVTHQLTNEFKDNGAFVKSPDGKNSQIDQYWGGDAHFVDFTSSAGRDSWTKHLSDSLLSLGITSIWNDNNEYEINDNSALVEAEGLNKQIGAVKPIMSTMMAKTAKDALNDYAPNERPYLVNRAGFAGIQRYAQTWAGDNRTSWNNLKYNIPTVLGMGLSGVANQGCDIGGFDGPAPEPELFVRWVQNGIFQPRFSIHSSNDDNTVTEPWMYPKYTKYIRDAIQLRYTLIPYFYSLLHEAATVGSPIMRPLVYEFQNDPNVAEESFEFMLGSSLLVANVLEKGENKKEIYLPEGSNWYEINTSKYYKGGQTINISVDLGSIPMFLKSGGIIPRSPKLMNLHNQDIEKLDLLIEPSEKSEFTVYEDDGKSNDYKKGLSLETKFNVNPSKNGVSIDVKRTGKYKTKVKSIVLSVCCPQVAPFSIEIEDAPLEQFLNFDKFKNASEGWYFNGETKQVTVRYANQNIDVYKVQINFDIKDLISL is encoded by the coding sequence ATGAAAAGAAGTACAAAACTGTTAAAAGCTGTTAATAACAAGGACTTTTTAGAGCTAATTACCGATGGAGCAAAGTTTCGTGTTTATCTTTTAGATAAAAATATTATCAGAATGCGGGGTACATTTGATGATAAGTTTGCTCCTGAAGAATCATATGCGTTAACTAAAACTGCTTGGGATGATAAAACAGATAAATTACTTGGTGATGAACGTACAAAAGTTAGTCCAATTCCTATTGAATTGATAAAAACAGATTTTGGTTATTCTGTCTCAAATGGATTATATAAGTTAAGCATTTTCGAAGATCCTTTCTATTTCGAAATTACTGATCAAAATGGAAAAGTTGTACATCAAGATCTCCCCAAAAGATCATTTTTACAAGATGATTTAGGTCGTTCATATCACTATAGTTCAATGGGTGATCATGATTATTTTTATGGATTTGGTGAAAAATCTGGTGAGTTAAATAAATTTAAACGTCGGATGAGAATGCATAATACAGATTCTTTAGGTTGGAATGCTGCAAAATCAGATCCATTGTATAAAATGATTCCATTTTACATTGATTTTGATGGTGAAAAACAAGTTGCGAGTGGATTATTCTACAATAATTCATATGATTCAGTTTTTGATTTAGATAGCGAACACAGTAACTATTGGAAACGCTTTAGTTACTTTGAGTGCGATGGTGGCGAGTTGGACGTCTTTTTCATTGGTGGCCCAACCATCAAAGATGTGGTCGAACATTACACGGATTTAACCGGTAAAAGTGCAATGATGCCATTACCATCATTTGGGTATATGGGATCAACAATGTATTATACAGAATTAGAGAAAAATGCGGATGAAGCAATCCTTGATTTTGTTGATACTTGCAAAAAAAATGAAATACCATGTGATGGATTCTTTCTTTCTTCTGGTTATACAAGTGGGGCTGACGGTAAACGTTATGTTTTTAACTGGAACAAAAAAAGGTTCCCTAATCCACAAAAGTTTGTGGATAAGCTTAAAGAAAAGGGAGTTTTATTGGCTCCTAACATTAAGCCTGGGATGCTAGTCACACATCAGCTTACTAATGAATTTAAGGATAATGGTGCTTTTGTAAAGAGCCCTGATGGGAAAAATTCTCAGATAGATCAGTATTGGGGTGGTGATGCCCATTTTGTTGATTTTACCAGTTCAGCGGGCAGAGACTCTTGGACGAAGCATCTTAGTGATTCACTATTATCATTAGGAATTACTTCAATTTGGAATGATAACAACGAATATGAAATAAATGATAATAGTGCCCTTGTTGAAGCGGAAGGATTGAATAAACAGATTGGCGCTGTCAAGCCAATTATGTCAACGATGATGGCGAAGACCGCTAAGGATGCTCTAAATGATTATGCTCCTAATGAACGACCATATTTAGTTAATAGAGCCGGATTTGCTGGTATTCAAAGGTATGCTCAAACATGGGCAGGAGATAATCGTACAAGCTGGAATAATTTAAAATATAATATCCCAACTGTTCTAGGAATGGGATTGTCAGGTGTAGCTAATCAGGGTTGTGATATTGGTGGATTTGATGGACCAGCACCAGAACCAGAACTTTTTGTCAGATGGGTTCAAAATGGAATTTTCCAACCTCGTTTCTCAATTCACTCATCCAACGATGATAATACGGTAACGGAACCATGGATGTATCCTAAATATACGAAATACATTCGTGATGCAATACAGCTTAGATATACTCTTATCCCTTATTTTTACTCATTATTGCATGAAGCAGCAACTGTTGGATCACCAATTATGAGACCACTTGTGTATGAATTTCAAAATGATCCTAATGTTGCTGAAGAAAGTTTTGAATTTATGTTGGGATCATCTTTACTTGTAGCCAATGTGCTAGAAAAAGGTGAGAATAAAAAAGAGATATATTTACCAGAAGGCTCAAACTGGTATGAGATTAATACTTCTAAGTATTATAAAGGTGGCCAAACAATCAATATTTCGGTTGATTTAGGATCCATTCCCATGTTCTTAAAAAGTGGTGGAATTATTCCACGTAGTCCTAAATTAATGAATCTGCACAATCAAGATATTGAAAAGTTAGATTTATTGATTGAACCAAGTGAAAAGTCTGAATTCACAGTTTATGAAGATGATGGAAAATCGAATGACTATAAGAAAGGTTTATCTTTAGAGACTAAGTTTAATGTTAATCCTTCAAAAAATGGAGTTTCAATTGATGTTAAACGCACTGGTAAATACAAGACAAAAGTTAAAAGTATTGTGTTGTCAGTATGTTGTCCTCAAGTAGCACCTTTCAGCATTGAAATAGAGGATGCACCACTTGAACAATTTTTAAATTTTGATAAATTTAAAAACGCAAGTGAGGGCTGGTATTTCAACGGTGAAACAAAACAAGTTACAGTTAGATATGCTAACCAAAATATTGATGTTTACAAAGTACAAATTAATTTTGATATTAAGGATTTAATTTCTTTGTAA